A portion of the Hoplias malabaricus isolate fHopMal1 chromosome 1, fHopMal1.hap1, whole genome shotgun sequence genome contains these proteins:
- the sh3kbp1 gene encoding SH3 domain-containing kinase-binding protein 1 isoform X3 produces the protein MSGRQSKEIKKEVKKEASPASQTSGPKSDLSNGSASPGSESCLRTAKKGEAIRKRRCKAAFSYVPQNEDELELKIGDVIEILGEVEEGWWEGSLNGKTGMFPSNFTKEILADEEDLATPTEDPRSTKTSVKDSTGSESDGGDSSSARSDAGSVASSSEIQPKKVRGFGFGDIFKDQPIKLRPRSMDLDNEVDKQLTAKKSAPAAVNETMKTEPDNKAKAAKEFCKVLFPYDAQNEDELSIKEGDIVTIINKECADTGWWLGELNGKRGVFPDNFVKLFIPEIEKERPKKPPPPAAPTTKQHITDKKPEGKKVPPERPETLPQRAEEKGEEIKSAEFQKPTLPVIPPKKPLPPKNNNCLNRPSSLPPKRPERPERPAVPNVQCDSPDRPFSEKPNDLDVEDFDSVVTSSEKLNHPTASRPRVTDRRPRSQIFTSSSLSSPDLLESPSPEERREREKGKEEQDSFTPKCLDNSRKMPKAVPVITVPEKSSLPPKPSSLPSSSSHTGAHLQPSQVQAFSTTLRPHSPSMEVKGKGEQGSTLEELRTQLRELRATVELMKSQHKQEMKQLVSELDDEKRIRLSLQMEVEHIKKLLSK, from the exons ATGAGTGGACGCCAATCTAAG GAGATTAAGAAGGAGGTGAAGAAGGAGGCAAGTCCAGCATCCCAGACATCCGGCCCCAAATCTGACCTTTCCAATGGCAGCGCCAGCCCTGGATCAGAATCCTGCCTCAGAACAGCCAAAAAAG GGGAGGCCATCCGGAAGAGGCGTTGCAAAGCTGCCTTTAGTTACGTCCCACAGAATGAAGACGAGTTGGAGCTTAAGATTGGAGACGTTATTGAAATTCTGGGAGAG GTGGAGGAAGGCTGGTGGGAAGGCTCTCTCAATGGCAAGACAGGAATGTTCCCCTCCAATTTTACTAAAGAGATTCTGGCTGACGAAGAGGATCTGGCAACCCCAACAGAAGATCCTCGCAGCACAAAGACCA gtgttaaAGACAGCACAGGCTCAGAAAGTGATGGCGGAGACAGCAGCAGCGCTCGTTCTGACGCAGGCAGTGTGGCCTCCAGCTCGGAGATCCAGCCCAAGAAAGTACGAGGCTTTGGCTTTGGAGACATCTTCAAAGATCAGCCCATCAAGCTCCGCCCTCGGTCCATGGATTTGGACAATGAGGTGGACAAG CAACTGACAGCTAAGAAATCGGCCCCGGCTGCTGTCAACGAAACCATGAAGACGGAGCCTGACAACAAGGCCAAAG CAGCAAAAGAGTTCTGCAAAGTGTTATTCCCATACGACGCACAAAATGAAGACGAGCTGTCAATCAAAGAGGGAGACATTGTCACCATTattaataag GAATGTGCCGACACTGGCTGGTGGCTAGGTGAGCTCAACGGAAAACGGGGTGTGTTTCCCGACAATTTTGTGAAGCTGTTCATTCCTGAGATCGAGAAAGAG AGGCCTAAGAAacctcctcctccagcagcGCCAACAACTAAGCAACACATCACAG ACAAAAAGCCAGAGGGTAAAAAGGTTCCCCCCGAGCGTCCAGAGACCCTTCCACAGCGAGCGGAGGAGAAAG GTGAAGAGATAAAGTCAGCAGAGTTCCAGAAGCCAACCCTGCCTGTCATCCCCCCCAAGAAACCTTTGCCTCCAAAGAACAACAACTGCCTGAATCGGCCCTCCTCGTTGCCACCCAAACGTCCTGAGAGACCTGAGAGACCGGCAGTACCCAATGTGCA GTGTGACAGTCCAGACCGGCCCTTTTCAGAGAAACCAAATGATTTAG ATGTGGAAGACTTCGACAGTGTCGTCACATCCTCAGAGAAGCTGAACCATCCCACAGCATCCAGACCCCGAGTGACAGACCGCCGGCCACGTTCGCAGATCTTCACGTCT TCCTCTCTCTCTAGTCCTGACCTCCTGGAATCCCCCTCTCCAGAGGAgcggagagagagggagaagggaaAAGAGGAGCAGGACTCATTCACTCCCAAATGTCTTGACAACTCCAGGAAGATGCCCAAGGCAGTGCCTGTTATAACA GTTCCTGAGAAGAGCTCCCTGCCTCCCAAGCCCTCATCCCTCCCTTCGTCTTCCAGCCACACCGGGGCCCATCTTCAACCATCACAGGTCCAGGCCTTCAGCACCACCCTTAGACCCCACTCCCCCTCAATGGAGGTCAAGGGGAAGGGCGAGCAAGGCTCCACGCTAGAAGAGCTACGAACTCAGCTCCGAGAGCTGCGGGCCACCGTGGAACTCATGAAGAGTCAGCACAA ACAAGAGATGAAGCAGCTGGTGAGTGAACTGGACGATGAGAAGAGGATACGCTTATCCTTGCAG atGGAGGTAGAACATATAAAGAAACTTCTCTCCAAGTGA
- the sh3kbp1 gene encoding SH3 domain-containing kinase-binding protein 1 isoform X2, translated as MVEAIVEFDYQAQHDDELTIAIGDIISNIRKDEGGWWEGELEGRRGLFPDNFVREIKKEVKKEASPASQTSGPKSDLSNGSASPGSESCLRTAKKGEAIRKRRCKAAFSYVPQNEDELELKIGDVIEILGEVEEGWWEGSLNGKTGMFPSNFTKEILADEEDLATPTEDPRSTKTSVKDSTGSESDGGDSSSARSDAGSVASSSEIQPKKVRGFGFGDIFKDQPIKLRPRSMDLDNEVDKQLTAKKSAPAAVNETMKTEPDNKAKAKEFCKVLFPYDAQNEDELSIKEGDIVTIINKECADTGWWLGELNGKRGVFPDNFVKLFIPEIEKERPKKPPPPAAPTTKQHITDKKPEGKKVPPERPETLPQRAEEKGEEIKSAEFQKPTLPVIPPKKPLPPKNNNCLNRPSSLPPKRPERPERPAVPNVQCDSPDRPFSEKPNDLDVEDFDSVVTSSEKLNHPTASRPRVTDRRPRSQIFTSSSLSSPDLLESPSPEERREREKGKEEQDSFTPKCLDNSRKMPKAVPVITVPEKSSLPPKPSSLPSSSSHTGAHLQPSQVQAFSTTLRPHSPSMEVKGKGEQGSTLEELRTQLRELRATVELMKSQHKQEMKQLVSELDDEKRIRLSLQMEVEHIKKLLSK; from the exons GAGATTAAGAAGGAGGTGAAGAAGGAGGCAAGTCCAGCATCCCAGACATCCGGCCCCAAATCTGACCTTTCCAATGGCAGCGCCAGCCCTGGATCAGAATCCTGCCTCAGAACAGCCAAAAAAG GGGAGGCCATCCGGAAGAGGCGTTGCAAAGCTGCCTTTAGTTACGTCCCACAGAATGAAGACGAGTTGGAGCTTAAGATTGGAGACGTTATTGAAATTCTGGGAGAG GTGGAGGAAGGCTGGTGGGAAGGCTCTCTCAATGGCAAGACAGGAATGTTCCCCTCCAATTTTACTAAAGAGATTCTGGCTGACGAAGAGGATCTGGCAACCCCAACAGAAGATCCTCGCAGCACAAAGACCA gtgttaaAGACAGCACAGGCTCAGAAAGTGATGGCGGAGACAGCAGCAGCGCTCGTTCTGACGCAGGCAGTGTGGCCTCCAGCTCGGAGATCCAGCCCAAGAAAGTACGAGGCTTTGGCTTTGGAGACATCTTCAAAGATCAGCCCATCAAGCTCCGCCCTCGGTCCATGGATTTGGACAATGAGGTGGACAAG CAACTGACAGCTAAGAAATCGGCCCCGGCTGCTGTCAACGAAACCATGAAGACGGAGCCTGACAACAAGGCCAAAG CAAAAGAGTTCTGCAAAGTGTTATTCCCATACGACGCACAAAATGAAGACGAGCTGTCAATCAAAGAGGGAGACATTGTCACCATTattaataag GAATGTGCCGACACTGGCTGGTGGCTAGGTGAGCTCAACGGAAAACGGGGTGTGTTTCCCGACAATTTTGTGAAGCTGTTCATTCCTGAGATCGAGAAAGAG AGGCCTAAGAAacctcctcctccagcagcGCCAACAACTAAGCAACACATCACAG ACAAAAAGCCAGAGGGTAAAAAGGTTCCCCCCGAGCGTCCAGAGACCCTTCCACAGCGAGCGGAGGAGAAAG GTGAAGAGATAAAGTCAGCAGAGTTCCAGAAGCCAACCCTGCCTGTCATCCCCCCCAAGAAACCTTTGCCTCCAAAGAACAACAACTGCCTGAATCGGCCCTCCTCGTTGCCACCCAAACGTCCTGAGAGACCTGAGAGACCGGCAGTACCCAATGTGCA GTGTGACAGTCCAGACCGGCCCTTTTCAGAGAAACCAAATGATTTAG ATGTGGAAGACTTCGACAGTGTCGTCACATCCTCAGAGAAGCTGAACCATCCCACAGCATCCAGACCCCGAGTGACAGACCGCCGGCCACGTTCGCAGATCTTCACGTCT TCCTCTCTCTCTAGTCCTGACCTCCTGGAATCCCCCTCTCCAGAGGAgcggagagagagggagaagggaaAAGAGGAGCAGGACTCATTCACTCCCAAATGTCTTGACAACTCCAGGAAGATGCCCAAGGCAGTGCCTGTTATAACA GTTCCTGAGAAGAGCTCCCTGCCTCCCAAGCCCTCATCCCTCCCTTCGTCTTCCAGCCACACCGGGGCCCATCTTCAACCATCACAGGTCCAGGCCTTCAGCACCACCCTTAGACCCCACTCCCCCTCAATGGAGGTCAAGGGGAAGGGCGAGCAAGGCTCCACGCTAGAAGAGCTACGAACTCAGCTCCGAGAGCTGCGGGCCACCGTGGAACTCATGAAGAGTCAGCACAA ACAAGAGATGAAGCAGCTGGTGAGTGAACTGGACGATGAGAAGAGGATACGCTTATCCTTGCAG atGGAGGTAGAACATATAAAGAAACTTCTCTCCAAGTGA
- the sh3kbp1 gene encoding SH3 domain-containing kinase-binding protein 1 isoform X1 — translation MVEAIVEFDYQAQHDDELTIAIGDIISNIRKDEGGWWEGELEGRRGLFPDNFVREIKKEVKKEASPASQTSGPKSDLSNGSASPGSESCLRTAKKGEAIRKRRCKAAFSYVPQNEDELELKIGDVIEILGEVEEGWWEGSLNGKTGMFPSNFTKEILADEEDLATPTEDPRSTKTSVKDSTGSESDGGDSSSARSDAGSVASSSEIQPKKVRGFGFGDIFKDQPIKLRPRSMDLDNEVDKQLTAKKSAPAAVNETMKTEPDNKAKAAKEFCKVLFPYDAQNEDELSIKEGDIVTIINKECADTGWWLGELNGKRGVFPDNFVKLFIPEIEKERPKKPPPPAAPTTKQHITDKKPEGKKVPPERPETLPQRAEEKGEEIKSAEFQKPTLPVIPPKKPLPPKNNNCLNRPSSLPPKRPERPERPAVPNVQCDSPDRPFSEKPNDLDVEDFDSVVTSSEKLNHPTASRPRVTDRRPRSQIFTSSSLSSPDLLESPSPEERREREKGKEEQDSFTPKCLDNSRKMPKAVPVITVPEKSSLPPKPSSLPSSSSHTGAHLQPSQVQAFSTTLRPHSPSMEVKGKGEQGSTLEELRTQLRELRATVELMKSQHKQEMKQLVSELDDEKRIRLSLQMEVEHIKKLLSK, via the exons GAGATTAAGAAGGAGGTGAAGAAGGAGGCAAGTCCAGCATCCCAGACATCCGGCCCCAAATCTGACCTTTCCAATGGCAGCGCCAGCCCTGGATCAGAATCCTGCCTCAGAACAGCCAAAAAAG GGGAGGCCATCCGGAAGAGGCGTTGCAAAGCTGCCTTTAGTTACGTCCCACAGAATGAAGACGAGTTGGAGCTTAAGATTGGAGACGTTATTGAAATTCTGGGAGAG GTGGAGGAAGGCTGGTGGGAAGGCTCTCTCAATGGCAAGACAGGAATGTTCCCCTCCAATTTTACTAAAGAGATTCTGGCTGACGAAGAGGATCTGGCAACCCCAACAGAAGATCCTCGCAGCACAAAGACCA gtgttaaAGACAGCACAGGCTCAGAAAGTGATGGCGGAGACAGCAGCAGCGCTCGTTCTGACGCAGGCAGTGTGGCCTCCAGCTCGGAGATCCAGCCCAAGAAAGTACGAGGCTTTGGCTTTGGAGACATCTTCAAAGATCAGCCCATCAAGCTCCGCCCTCGGTCCATGGATTTGGACAATGAGGTGGACAAG CAACTGACAGCTAAGAAATCGGCCCCGGCTGCTGTCAACGAAACCATGAAGACGGAGCCTGACAACAAGGCCAAAG CAGCAAAAGAGTTCTGCAAAGTGTTATTCCCATACGACGCACAAAATGAAGACGAGCTGTCAATCAAAGAGGGAGACATTGTCACCATTattaataag GAATGTGCCGACACTGGCTGGTGGCTAGGTGAGCTCAACGGAAAACGGGGTGTGTTTCCCGACAATTTTGTGAAGCTGTTCATTCCTGAGATCGAGAAAGAG AGGCCTAAGAAacctcctcctccagcagcGCCAACAACTAAGCAACACATCACAG ACAAAAAGCCAGAGGGTAAAAAGGTTCCCCCCGAGCGTCCAGAGACCCTTCCACAGCGAGCGGAGGAGAAAG GTGAAGAGATAAAGTCAGCAGAGTTCCAGAAGCCAACCCTGCCTGTCATCCCCCCCAAGAAACCTTTGCCTCCAAAGAACAACAACTGCCTGAATCGGCCCTCCTCGTTGCCACCCAAACGTCCTGAGAGACCTGAGAGACCGGCAGTACCCAATGTGCA GTGTGACAGTCCAGACCGGCCCTTTTCAGAGAAACCAAATGATTTAG ATGTGGAAGACTTCGACAGTGTCGTCACATCCTCAGAGAAGCTGAACCATCCCACAGCATCCAGACCCCGAGTGACAGACCGCCGGCCACGTTCGCAGATCTTCACGTCT TCCTCTCTCTCTAGTCCTGACCTCCTGGAATCCCCCTCTCCAGAGGAgcggagagagagggagaagggaaAAGAGGAGCAGGACTCATTCACTCCCAAATGTCTTGACAACTCCAGGAAGATGCCCAAGGCAGTGCCTGTTATAACA GTTCCTGAGAAGAGCTCCCTGCCTCCCAAGCCCTCATCCCTCCCTTCGTCTTCCAGCCACACCGGGGCCCATCTTCAACCATCACAGGTCCAGGCCTTCAGCACCACCCTTAGACCCCACTCCCCCTCAATGGAGGTCAAGGGGAAGGGCGAGCAAGGCTCCACGCTAGAAGAGCTACGAACTCAGCTCCGAGAGCTGCGGGCCACCGTGGAACTCATGAAGAGTCAGCACAA ACAAGAGATGAAGCAGCTGGTGAGTGAACTGGACGATGAGAAGAGGATACGCTTATCCTTGCAG atGGAGGTAGAACATATAAAGAAACTTCTCTCCAAGTGA